Proteins encoded by one window of uncultured Methanobrevibacter sp.:
- a CDS encoding helix-turn-helix domain-containing protein — protein sequence MNEYNKDIGNRIRELRELSDITIKEIADDLNITQETYIQYENAEVDIPASFLYELAQIFKVDLGLLLTGEESRMSIFDVTRADKGVSVDRRKEYTHQNLCSNFIHKKAETFIVVVDPEKNPVPSLNSHPGQEFNYVLEGSLKIYIHNNEIVLNEGDSIFFDSAHRHAMVALNDKPAKFLAVII from the coding sequence ATGAATGAATACAACAAAGATATTGGAAATAGAATTAGAGAATTGAGAGAATTGTCCGACATTACTATTAAAGAAATTGCAGATGACTTGAACATTACCCAAGAAACCTACATCCAATATGAAAACGCTGAAGTAGACATTCCAGCAAGCTTCTTATACGAACTTGCACAGATTTTCAAAGTTGATTTAGGATTATTATTAACAGGTGAAGAAAGCAGAATGAGCATCTTCGATGTTACCCGTGCAGACAAGGGAGTTTCAGTCGACAGAAGAAAGGAATACACACATCAAAACCTATGTTCTAATTTCATTCACAAAAAGGCTGAAACCTTTATCGTGGTGGTAGACCCTGAAAAGAACCCTGTGCCTTCACTTAACTCCCACCCAGGACAGGAATTCAACTATGTCCTAGAAGGTTCCTTAAAAATATATATCCACAACAACGAAATCGTGCTCAATGAAGGAGATTCAATATTCTTCGATTCAGCACACAGACACGCGATGGTAGCGCTTAACGACAAACCCGCTAAATTCTTAGCAGTAATAATATAA